The following are encoded in a window of Alosa sapidissima isolate fAloSap1 chromosome 12, fAloSap1.pri, whole genome shotgun sequence genomic DNA:
- the irf4b gene encoding interferon regulatory factor 4 produces the protein MNIDGERMSSGNGKLRQWLIEQVDTGKYPGLVWENDEKSIFRIPWKHAGKQDYNRDEDAALFKAWALFKGKYREGIDKPDPPTWKTRLRCALNKSTDFEEIVERSQLDISDPYKVYRIIPEDAKKGSRPLVETAAHLASPHYQLHSTYTPPQNQVCSYPEYGWRGYQADEPPHPDYNTPYSPTHMAWENGYQISGSFFSCNPSEVPATPFGFPQPGFRTADGISDQRLLVCVFYGGALVSEVTVLRPEGCVLTPHGHAFQPTSGPEEVPLPQKAGLEGGVHLWVGSGGLYARPFGSGKVFWEGGHTPHREKPNKLERDQANKLMDLHTLLTELQSFSLHSHPPPRLQVLLSFGDDIDAEIQRRTLTVQVEPLFARQLFYLSQSGSNYLRSHDFHSHTHSHSLALTQNELSPPSSQDYARIVTHPHGSSLPE, from the exons ATGAACATAGATGGGGAGCGCATGTCGTCCGGTAACGGGAAACTCCGTCAGTGGTTGATCGAACAGGTGGATACAGGCAAATACCCAGGGCTCGTGTGGGAGAATGATGAAAAGAGCATCTTCCGCATCCCCTGGAAGCACGCGGGCAAGCAGGACTACAATCGAGATGAAGATGCTGCACTCTTTAAG GCCTGGGCTCTTTTCAAGGGCAAGTACCGGGAAGGCATTGACAAACCGGACCCACCCACGTGGAAGACGCGCCTCCGTTGCGCGCTCAACAAGAGTACCGACTTCGAGGAGATTGTAGAGCGGAGCCAGTTAGACATCTCCGATCCATATAAAGTTTACCGCATCATACCGGAGGATGCGAAGAAAG GTTCCAGACCTCTAGTGGAAACAGCGGCTCACTTAGCATCCCCACATTATCAACTGCACTCCACATACACTCCCCCTCAGAATCAG GTGTGTAGCTACCCAGAGTATGGATGGAGGGGCTATCAGGCTGATGAACCCCCCCACCCAGACTACAACACCCCTTACAGCCCTACACACATGGCCTGGGAAAATG gTTACCAGATCAGTGGTTCATTCTTCAGCTGCAATCCCTCTGAAGTTCCTGCCACACCCTTTGGCTTTCCCCAGCCTGGCTTCAGAACAGCAGATGGCATAtcag ACCAGCgactgttggtgtgtgtgttctatggcGGGGCCCTGGTTTCAGAAGTGACTGTGCTGAGACCCGAAGGATGTGTCCTAACGCCACACGGACATGCTTTCCAGCCAACCAGTGGCCCAGAGGAGGTGCCTCTCCCACAGAAGGCGGGACTTGAAGGCGGTGTCCACCTATGGGTGGGGTCTGGTGGGCTGTATGCCCGCCCCTTTGGTTCTGGCAAAGTCTTCTGGGAAGGGGGCCACACTCCTCACAGAGAAAAGCCCAACAAACTGGAGAGAGATCAGGCCAACAAACTAATGGACTTGCACACCTTACTCACAg aGCTGCAGAGTTTCTCTCTGCATTCTCATCCTCCGCCTCGTCTCCAAGTTCTCTTGTCCTTTGGAGACGACATTGATGCTGAAATACAAAGGAGGACTCTCACAGTGCAG gtggaGCCTCTGTTTGCCAGACAGCTCTTCTACCTCAGTCAGTCCGGAAGTAACTACCTCAGGAGTCAcgactttcactcacacacacactctcacagcctCGCACTGACACAAAATGAGCTCTCCCCACCCAGCTCACAGGACTATGCCAGAATTGTCACCCATCCACATGGAAGCTCCTTACCagagtga